One part of the Eulemur rufifrons isolate Redbay chromosome 16, OSU_ERuf_1, whole genome shotgun sequence genome encodes these proteins:
- the LOC138396867 gene encoding NKG2-C type II integral membrane protein-like: protein MKNQTVTYSGLNLAKDPKRQQRESKGEKSSISVPEQEITEVELNLQNAPLDLQGKEKTCYYKFSLLPPEKLTAEILAVICTVLVGSVLKMMLIASIPLKHNSSSQIVGTQKAYHCGRCPEEWFTYSTNCYYIGKELKTWDESVTACASNNSNLLYIDNEEEMKFLGSLSEKTWIGVFRNSSHHPWVSINVSTFKLKVEETIYGKHNCAVLQSLRLQSVGCGSSKTYICKHKI, encoded by the exons ATGAAGAATCAAACAGTAACCTACTCAGGACTGAATCTGGCCAAGGACCCAAAGAGGCAGCAAAGAGAATCTAAGGGTGAGAAAAGCTCCATTTCAGTACCTGAACAGGAAATAACAGAAGTGGAATTAAACCTTCAAAATGCTCCTCTGGATCTTCAGGGGAAGGAGAAGACCTGCTACTACAAAT TTTCACTGTTACCTCCAGAGAAGCTCACTGCTGAGATCCTGGCCGTCATTTGCACTGTCTTAGTGGGCTCTGTGTTAAAAATGATGTTAATAGCTTCTATTCCCT TAAAACACAACAGTTCTTCCCAGATTGTAGGAACTCAGAAag CATATCACTGTGGTCGTTGTCCAGAGGAGTGGTTCACATATTCCACCAATTGTTATTACATTGGTAAGGAATTGAAAACTTGGGATGAGAGTGTGACGGCCTGTGCTTCTAACAACTCTAATCTGCTTTACATAGATAATGAAGAGGAAATG AAATTTCTGGGCTCCCTTTCAGAGAAAACATGGATTGGAGTCTTTCGTAACAGCAGCCATCATCCATGGGTGTCAATAAATGTCTCAACTTTCAAACTTAA AGTAGAGGAAACAATATATGGTAAACATAACTGTGCTGTGCTACAGTCACTTAGACTTCAATCAGTTGGATGTGGATCTTCAAAAACATATATTTGTAAGCACAAGATTTAG